The Vicinamibacteria bacterium genome segment CCGCTGCCGTCGGGACGCATGAGCCGGATGGCCGGAAAGCGGGTGAGGGTCTGGCTGGAATAAGCGATCCAGGCGCCGTCCGGGCTGAAGCGGGGCTCGGTCTGGCGGATTCCGCGCGTGGTCAGAGCACACGAAGGGGTGAGCCCGGTGGCCTCGATCCGCTCCGCCTCGCGCTCGGCACGGGATCGTTCCTCGGCCGACCACTCCCGCCAGAGAGCGTGGAAGCTGCTTCCCGTGACCCGAACCGAGGTGAGGTCGTCGAGATAGGGGATCAGGTGCCCCGCCTGAACGCGCGCCAGCTCGGGCAAGGTGCCGGGGCCCGACCGCGCCGTCATCTCCCGCAGAAAAGCCTCCCCGAAGAGGTAGGAGGCCTGGCCCTCGGGCCAGCGGTCCAGGGCGAGGACCGCCTGGTCCTCGCGGAGGAAGGCGCCCTCGAGGGCGGCCATGCGGAGGACCATGCGTGCGTCCGGGTTCCGGCCGCGCCCGAAGGCGGTCCCCTCGGTCTCTTCGTAGGTGGCCAGGCCCTCGACCATCCAGGTCGGGGCGAAGAGGTTGGGAAAGAGGTAGGGGGCGCGACCAAACACCTTGCGCCCGGCTCGGACGAGCCCCCGGCCCTCGTCCAGGTGGACGCTGTGGGCCAGCTCGTGGGTGAGCACGTAGCGGAGCCAGCCCGTGAAGTTGCCGAAGTCGTCGCTCCCATCCGGGGAGGCGGCACGGATGTAGACGAGCGGATACGGGAAGGGCGTCGAGTAGCCGTTAGGATCGTCCTCCACATCGGCAAGCACGATGTTCAGATGGCCCACGCGGTGGCGGTAGCGCGCCTCGTGGCCCTCGAGGATCTCGGTGGCTAGGGCCGCGGCCTGGCGGGCCATGGCCTCCAGTCCCTGGTGGTAGTGCACGGTCACCCGCGCGCTGGAGATGCTGTAAAACCGGAGGTGGGGGGGGAAGGAGGCTCCCTCGGCACGGGTGGCCAGGGCCAGAAGGGGGAGGAGGACGGCGAGCCTGGCCGTCCGCGAGGCGTGGTTCATGCCCGCATGGAGGGTAACACGGGCCCGCCGCTTGCGCGCGCGCCCGCGGCTGGTACCATCCCTCGTCACTTTGGCAGGAGGCCCTATGTCTTTCTCGCGCCGCGCGCTCCTCCGACTCTCGGGAGCGGCCGCCCTTGGCTCCCGTCTTCATCCTCCCACAGAGCTGGCCGGCGAGGACCTGCCTCTGCCCGCACCCCTCGCCGAACTCAAGCCCATGACCGCGGGCATTCCCCCCATCGGCCTCGAAGAGCACAAGGCCCGACTCCTCGCCGCCCAGCGGCTGATGACGGACGCCGGCCTCGACGCTATCGCGGTGGGGCCGGGCACCGGCCTCACCTACTTCACGGGTGCGGAGTGGGGGCTCTCCGAGCGCTTCCTGGGCCTGGTCTTGACGAGGGAAGGCGACCCCGCTTGGATCACGCCCGCCTTCGAGAAGACGCGGGCCCTCGAGCAGATCCGGATGGGCTCCGACGTGCGGGCCTGGGAGGAGCACGAGTCCCCCTACGACCTGGTGGCGTCGATCCTGCGCGACCGCAAGGTGGCCGGCGGCCGGATGGGGATCGAGGAGACGATGCCCTTCGTCTTCGCGGACGGGATTGCCAAAGCGGCCCCCGCTTTGCGGCTGGAGAGCGCCACCCCCGTCACCGCGGGCTGCCGCATGATCAAGGACAGCCACGAAATCGCGCTCATGCGGCGGGCCGGTCAGATCACCCTCAGCGCCCACCGCGCGGTCTTCGCATCGCTCAAGGAGGGGATGACGCAATCCCAGGTCTCGGCCCTGTCGGCCCAGGCCCACCGCCGTCTGGGTATCCCGGGGGGCTCCCTCGTTCTCTTCGGGGCGAACGCCGCCTTCCCCCACGGAACCAAGCAGCCCCGACCCCTGAAGGCGGGGGACGTGGTCCTGATCGACGGCGGTGGGAGCTTCCACGGATATGCGAGCGACATCACCCGCA includes the following:
- a CDS encoding Xaa-Pro peptidase family protein; this translates as MSFSRRALLRLSGAAALGSRLHPPTELAGEDLPLPAPLAELKPMTAGIPPIGLEEHKARLLAAQRLMTDAGLDAIAVGPGTGLTYFTGAEWGLSERFLGLVLTREGDPAWITPAFEKTRALEQIRMGSDVRAWEEHESPYDLVASILRDRKVAGGRMGIEETMPFVFADGIAKAAPALRLESATPVTAGCRMIKDSHEIALMRRAGQITLSAHRAVFASLKEGMTQSQVSALSAQAHRRLGIPGGSLVLFGANAAFPHGTKQPRPLKAGDVVLIDGGGSFHGYASDITRTGVFGAPPTPRQREVWDLVRKAQEAAVRAGRPGVECQALDAAARKVITDGGFGPAYASFTHRLGHGIGMDGHEWTYLVRGNSTKLRPGMCFSNEPGVYLPGEMGIRHEDVMTVTEDAVENLTKWSGSPEDPAVI